TGTGGTGCGTTATAAGTCTGGGAATGAAAGAAAAGCAATTCCCGCACTTGCCTTAAATAGTGATCAGGCTGTTCTCACTGCTTGTTCTAACGATTACGGTTACGAATATGTATTTCAAAGACAAGTACAAGCCTTTGGAAAACCTACTGACGTTTTTGTAGGACTTACCACTTCTGGAAATTCGCAAAACATCATTTTGGCGGTGGAGGAAGCTAGAAAAATTGGAATGAAGGTAGTGCTATTTTTAGGTGGTGATGGTGGGAAACTAAAGGGTAAAGCCGATGTGGAAATCATTGTCCCCTCAAAGGTTACTGCAAGAATCCAAGAATGCCATATCCTGATTGGACATATCCTTTGTAGCATCATTGAAAAGGAACTCTTTGGCCTCGATTGATTCAAATGTGATCCAAATCAAAAATGCAACCATCGAAACAAAGGATGGGTTAAAGATTTGGAAGGGAATTACTTTAGAGATACAAAGAGGTTATATCCACGGCATTATCGGTGAGTCGGGTTCGGGAAAGTCAACGCTCGGATTCTCATTGTTTGGGATGGTGCCGAAGGGTTGTCATTTATCCTATGAAAGATTTAGAGTTCTTGGGGAAGATGTTCGTTCTAAAAACCTGGGAACCAAACTTTTTATGGTTCCGCAAAATCCCAATTCAGCTTTCCATCCGTTTCGCACCATCAAAGCACAGGTCCAAGATTTTTTTAAATTATCGGGTTTTGAAAATATTTCTTATGAATCTTTGTTTTTGATTTGGGATCAGTTATCGATTCCTAGAAATCATTGGAAAGTCTATGCAAGGACTTTGTCTGGTGGAGAAAAACAGAGAATTCTACTTTCCTTAGCTTTTTTAAGAACCCCAGAGATTTTGGTATTAGATGAACCTACCACGGGACTCGATGCCTTTTCGGAAAAAATTGTCTTGGAAACCGTCCAAAACCTTGCAAAAATGGGGATGACAGTTGTTTTTATTACACACGAGCTTCGGATCGTCGAAAGTCTGGCCTCTCAAGTTACGATAATGAAACAAGGGGAAGTCATAGAAACCATTTCGGTTCTAAACCACAACCTGGAGCCAAATACAGAATATGGAAAACAACTTAAGGAAGCCTCTCTACTATTTCAGTAATTGGACTTTTCTGTTTTTAGTTCTAATTCCCTCAGTTCTTTTCGCAGAACCTGGATTAAGTCTTAGGTCAGTGGATACGGGTTCGTATCCAGAAGTCAAAATTCGATTCCACTCCAACCATTCTTTTGAATCCCAAGGTTTTGTGATTTCAGAGCAGATGGGTTCCAATTCTCGCCTGACTGATTCCTTTCACCTTCACAAGACAGAAGTGAAAAACCCCGTACATTTATACATTTCGATTCCAAGTTATACCAATGCAGAAGATCGTCGTTGGCTCATACAATTAGCAAACCAATTGGTGAAAGTAAGTGAACAAAGTGGCGGAACATCCAAGTTACAAATTCAGTCGGACGAAAATAAACATTTTTTTGAACGTATTCGCTCAAACGTACTTGATATTTCCTTTCCTTTTCCAAAAGTTCCCCCGCCTAACTATCCCATTCGAAACTGGGAAAATTTCCTTGCGGGGATAAAGAAAAACCAAACCACGGAAGATCATATCCTAGTTTTTGTAAGTTTTTCACCTGAATGGCAAGATCGATTTGAAATTCCAGAACTTGCCAAAAGAATTCGCGAAAAGAATTTACAATTGATAGTGCTCGCACCGAGCAGTTTGGAAGCGACTAAACTTGCCAGTTATGCGAATGGAAGGCATTATCCTATTTCTAAACCGAATAGTTATTCTGAGTTGTTTTCGTATTTACGAGCTTTGGGTGAAACAGATTACGAACTAATTTATGTTTCCCCTTGGAAACTCTCTAGGTGGAAAACAAACTTTGTTTCCGGTGGATTTGCTACAGGTGACCAGGGCATTCGCTTAGAATTTCAATATGAACTTTCCTTTTTAAAAAGTTTATATTTACATTTATCTGATCCTTTGTTTTTCTTTCCTGTTAGTTTTTTTCTCATTTTTCTTTGTTTGGCGGCATTGTATTATTTGCGTGGGTATGAAGAACCACGCCCAGGTTTGGTAACCCTTCCCAACCAAGAGTCTGATTTTTCGGAAAGGAAGGAAGAACTCGAAGTTTATGACAGGATGTATGGGGAAACCATGGAGAAGGCCGCGCGCGATCGAGAAATCGCTGTTGCCATTGCAGAAAAAGAATCACTTCCAGGTGTATCCTATTCCTATGCGGTCCTTATGCGAAAAGATTCTAATCATAATCCGATTCAATACGTATTGCAGTTTGATGAAGTGACCATTGGAAGTTGGGAATCTAACCACTTGGTACTTGATGATCCGAATGTTGCGGGAATTCATGCAAAGATAAAAAATAAAAAGGGAAAGTATATATTGTTTGATTGTGTCTCCGAAACTGGGGTATACTTAAATGGAAAAAAATTACTTCGTCCTAAAGTTCTTCATAATTTAGATGAAATTCAAATTGGGAAAACGATTCTTTCGTTTCGAGGCAGGTAGAGTTATGGTTCGGATGATACAAATGAGACTCGTTTTCCTTTTGGTTGTTTCTTTGATTTTTTCTACTCTGTTTTGTTCGGGAAAAACAGCAAATAACGATGCCACAACTTCTCTATTACTTGCCAAAGAATCAGGTGAAAACGGATGTACTGTGGCAGGACTTGGAACTCAAATCAAAGCAGGTTATACAGGAATTACTACGACAGCTAAAACAGTATCTTTTTCCCTTTCGGGTGATACTCACTATGCGGTGTTGCAAATTGCAGGTGCCCAAATTGCCACAAGAGTCGTACTTTCACGTTATGCGAAAGTTGCAATTTATGTTTCGAGTAGTTGTCCTCTGGATTTATCCTCAGCAGTATTAGCTAAAGAAGGTACAGAATATACTAAGGTAGACTCACCGGCTACCATCATCAATTTTACAAAATCGGGAAGTTATTTAATTTATCTTTACCAAAAAGAAGATCCTACCACAAACCCGTTGACCGTTCTTACCGATGGAACACCCGTCCAAGCGATTTCCGATTCGGATTTGACGGACATACTGAATGGAGGTTCCACAAAAACATTTAAGTTTGCCTGTAATTTGGGTTCGGGAGTTTGTCAGAATTACTACGGGTTTCTGACAAGCTGTCTTTCGGGAACGAAACAAACATCCAAATGTACAGAAACCAGTGCTGTCGGTTCTTGTAAAGTCACTCAGTCCAGTGTAGGATTTATCATTAGCGTGTATACAGCTCCTCTGACTGGTGGAGGTGGGGGAACTGCGGCTGCCAATTGCACTGGTCTTTCTGGAACCTATGTGGATGGGGCTACCATCCAAACCCCTTAGAACTTATCTATTTTTTCAAATTCCCTGGACATACCACCCCATGTCCGAGTTATGACTGGAAGTGGGGGAGTCTAGTTATGAAAACCATGTTTGAGAAGATTTGGAATGACCATTTGGTTCACGAGGAAGATGGAACCTGCCTCATCTATATTGATAGACACCTTGTCCATGAGGTAACAAGCCCACAGGCTTTTGAAAGTTTAAAACTAACAAACAGAAAAGTGCGTAGACCAGACGCAACTTTTGCTACGATGGACCACAACGTATCCACAAGAACTCGGGATTGGAAATCTGTAGATCCCATCTCTGTCCTTCAGATGCAAACTCTTATGGACAATTGTAAAGAAAACGGAATTACATTATTTGATATCAACCATCCGGACAATGGAATTGTCCACGTGGTGGCACCAGAACTTGGTTTAACTCATCCTGGTATGACCATTGTTTGTGGGGATTCCCATACAGCCACTCATGGTGCTTTTGGAGCTCTTGCTTTTGGAATCGGAACCTCAGAAGTAGAACATGTTTTGGCAACACAAACTCTTGTCCAAAAGAAACCAAAAACTTTAGAGATTCGAGTGGATGGAAAATTATCTCCCCTTGTTTCTGCAAAAGACATAGTCCTTGCCATCATTGGTAAAATTGGCACTGATGGGGCAACAGGATACGTGATTGAATTTACAGGAGAGGCCATTCGTTCTCTCAGTATGGAAGGTCGTATGACCATTTGTAATATGGCGATTGAAGCGGGTGCTCGTGCCGGTCTCATTTCTCCCGATGACACTACTATTAATTATATTAAAGGAAGAGATTTTGCTCCTAAAGGTGATGCCTTTGAAGTAGCAGCTGCTAAATGGAGAGCTTATGCTACTGATGCTGGTGCTAAGTTTGATAAAACAGTAATACTCAATGCGAGTGAAATTGCACCTATGGTTTCTTGGGGAACCTCACCTGGCCAAGTCATTCCTGTAACAAACGTAGTTCCAAGTCCTTCTGATTTCACAGATCCTGTGCAAAAAAAATCAGCAGAGTCCGCTCTTGCTTATATGGATTTAAAACCGGGTCAAAAACTATCGGATGTTAAGGTAAATAAAGTATTTATTGGTTCTTGTACGAACTCAAGGATCGAAGACCTTCGTGTGGTAGCAAATACAGTCAAAGGTAAAAAAGTCAGTAAAGATGTAGAAGCCATCATTGTTCCAGGTTCTGGTCGCGTGAAACGACAAGCCGAACAGGAAGGCCTAGATAAAATCTTTTTAGAAGCTGGATTCCAATGGCGTAATCCTGGTTGTTCTATGTGTCTTGCCATGAATGACGATGTTTTATCGCCAGGTGATCGTTGTGCTTCCACTTCCAACAGAAACTTTGAAGGAAGACAGGGGAAAGGGGGACGCACCCATTTAGTCGGACCAGCAATGGCAGCGGCCGTGGCAGTGGAAGGACATTTTGTAGACATTCGGGAGTGGAAATAAGATGAAAGCATTTACAAAGTTAAAAGGAATCGCGGCTCTTTTAGATAAGGCAAACGTAGACACAGACCAAATCATTCCTAAACAATTCCTTCGCAAAATTGAAAGGTCAGGCTTTGGCCAACATCTATTCCATGACTGGCGATTTTTGGATGACGCTGGTAAAAAACCAAATCCAGAATTTGTTTTGAATGCAGAAAGATACAAAGGTGCCAATATCCTTGTCACAAGAGATAACTTTGGATGCGGATCTTCCAGAGAACATGCTCCTTGGGCCTTAGAAGATTACGGATTCCGTTCCATCATCTCTCCTTCCTATGCAGATATTTTTTATAATAACTGTTTTAAAAATGGAATGTTACCCATTGTTTTATCGGAGAGCCAAGTAGAAGAAATTTTCCAGGCCATCGATAAAAAACCAGGTGCCAACTTGGAAATCGATTTGGAAAACCAAGTGGTCATTACCGAAGAAGGGAAAAAATATCCGTTTGAAGTGGATGCATTTCGTAAACACTGTTTGCTCAATGGTTTGGATGATATTGGACTGACTCTCCAAAAAGCAGATTTTATTCAAAAATTTGAGGAAAAGAACCAAAAAGAAGTTCCCTGGTTGTATGCAAAGACTGTATAATCGCCGTATGAAACTGTTTTCAATTTTACTCGGATTTTTACTCGTATCAACCAGTCTTTTTGCTGATGAACTTTTGATCCAGGACACCAAACAGGGGTTAGGGAGAGAAGCCATTCGCGGAACTACGGTTGTGGTTCATTACACAGGAAAGTTAACCAATGGAAAAGTATTTGATTCTTCTCTTGATCGCGGCGAACCTTTTAGTTTTCAATTGGGCCAAGGACAAGTCATCCAAGGTTGGGAAAGAGGCATCGTGGGAATGAAAGAAGGTGGGAAACGAAAACTGACGATCCCTCCACAATATGGATACGGCGCACGCGCAGTTGGTCCCATTCCTGCCAACTCAACTCTTGTATTTGATGTGGAACTGATTAAAGTAAAATAAATGATAGATCCAATTTCCAAAGGCATCGATGACTTAGGCAACAGCTTACTTCAGGCTTTGAACAATGTACAAGGTATCTTTGGAAAGGAACTTTCTGTTGCCAAACCCATTGTAGACAATGTCCTCCAACTGATTGGCAATACCCCTCTCATTCGGTTGAATCGGATTGGTTCTGAATATACAGGGGTTCAGTTTTATCTAAAAGCTGAATTTTTAAATCCTACTGGCTCTGCGAAAGACAGAACTGCTATTGCGATGTATTTGGATGCCGAAAAAAGAGGGAAACTAAAAAAAGGAATGTCTGTAGTGCTTGTTGGTGCTGGATCTTCCTCGGTTAGTTTCACTTGGATTGGAAAAGTAAAAGGATATCCTGTATTCTGTTTGGTTCCACTGCAAACTTCCCCAGAGCGCATCCAGTTATTACGTAGTTACGGGGCAGAAGTGACTGTCACCAATGAATCAGATTTGGGCCGTCTTTCTGAACTTGCAGAAGATAAAGCTAAAAAGTTAGGTGGATGGATTCCTGATGAAGCATCCAATCCAGCAAATCCCAATTTTCATTTCAAAACGACAGGTCCTGAGATCTGGAGAGACTTACAAGGGAAAGTGGGAGCTGTGATTTCGGCACCGGGATCCGGTGGAGCGATCACTGGAATTGGGCGATTTTTAAAATCACAAGACCGCCGGGTGAAAGTCATTATTGCGGGAAAACAAAACTCGCCTTTTATGGAATATGGAAAAACTGACAATCCAAAAGAAAGAGAAAGAATCCAACTTCCTGCCGTTTATGATCCCAAATTAATTGATCATTATTTTCATGTGACGAAAGATGAAGCCTTACACCTGCAAGCTGACCTTTACGAAAAGGAAGGAATTTTTGCAGGACTTACCACGGGGACAGTCATCACAGGAGCTCTTAGGTTTTCGGAATCTATTCCTGAGTCCGAAAGAAACGAAAGAAATCCTTTTAATATCGTGATTTTATCCCCTGATCGGGATTAAGGTTTTTCGCTAAACAGTTTTTTTAGTTCTTCAAGAGAACTTTTTGCTACGGTTTCGCCTAATTGGATAAATTCCGCACTCCGCCAAAACTCAAACCAATTGGAATTGGGTAGAATTGGATTCAAATA
This genomic window from Leptospira bandrabouensis contains:
- a CDS encoding SIS domain-containing protein, which gives rise to MDHKSLIQTQIEDSIAVKQQLLPLLLPSIESAGKLLVNSLKQNGLLYFCGNGGSSCDASHIAAELVVRYKSGNERKAIPALALNSDQAVLTACSNDYGYEYVFQRQVQAFGKPTDVFVGLTTSGNSQNIILAVEEARKIGMKVVLFLGGDGGKLKGKADVEIIVPSKVTARIQECHILIGHILCSIIEKELFGLD
- a CDS encoding FKBP-type peptidyl-prolyl cis-trans isomerase, with protein sequence MKLFSILLGFLLVSTSLFADELLIQDTKQGLGREAIRGTTVVVHYTGKLTNGKVFDSSLDRGEPFSFQLGQGQVIQGWERGIVGMKEGGKRKLTIPPQYGYGARAVGPIPANSTLVFDVELIKVK
- the leuC gene encoding 3-isopropylmalate dehydratase large subunit, whose product is MKTMFEKIWNDHLVHEEDGTCLIYIDRHLVHEVTSPQAFESLKLTNRKVRRPDATFATMDHNVSTRTRDWKSVDPISVLQMQTLMDNCKENGITLFDINHPDNGIVHVVAPELGLTHPGMTIVCGDSHTATHGAFGALAFGIGTSEVEHVLATQTLVQKKPKTLEIRVDGKLSPLVSAKDIVLAIIGKIGTDGATGYVIEFTGEAIRSLSMEGRMTICNMAIEAGARAGLISPDDTTINYIKGRDFAPKGDAFEVAAAKWRAYATDAGAKFDKTVILNASEIAPMVSWGTSPGQVIPVTNVVPSPSDFTDPVQKKSAESALAYMDLKPGQKLSDVKVNKVFIGSCTNSRIEDLRVVANTVKGKKVSKDVEAIIVPGSGRVKRQAEQEGLDKIFLEAGFQWRNPGCSMCLAMNDDVLSPGDRCASTSNRNFEGRQGKGGRTHLVGPAMAAAVAVEGHFVDIREWK
- the leuD gene encoding 3-isopropylmalate dehydratase small subunit, which codes for MKAFTKLKGIAALLDKANVDTDQIIPKQFLRKIERSGFGQHLFHDWRFLDDAGKKPNPEFVLNAERYKGANILVTRDNFGCGSSREHAPWALEDYGFRSIISPSYADIFYNNCFKNGMLPIVLSESQVEEIFQAIDKKPGANLEIDLENQVVITEEGKKYPFEVDAFRKHCLLNGLDDIGLTLQKADFIQKFEEKNQKEVPWLYAKTV
- a CDS encoding ATP-binding cassette domain-containing protein, producing MASIDSNVIQIKNATIETKDGLKIWKGITLEIQRGYIHGIIGESGSGKSTLGFSLFGMVPKGCHLSYERFRVLGEDVRSKNLGTKLFMVPQNPNSAFHPFRTIKAQVQDFFKLSGFENISYESLFLIWDQLSIPRNHWKVYARTLSGGEKQRILLSLAFLRTPEILVLDEPTTGLDAFSEKIVLETVQNLAKMGMTVVFITHELRIVESLASQVTIMKQGEVIETISVLNHNLEPNTEYGKQLKEASLLFQ
- a CDS encoding PLP-dependent cysteine synthase family protein, whose protein sequence is MIDPISKGIDDLGNSLLQALNNVQGIFGKELSVAKPIVDNVLQLIGNTPLIRLNRIGSEYTGVQFYLKAEFLNPTGSAKDRTAIAMYLDAEKRGKLKKGMSVVLVGAGSSSVSFTWIGKVKGYPVFCLVPLQTSPERIQLLRSYGAEVTVTNESDLGRLSELAEDKAKKLGGWIPDEASNPANPNFHFKTTGPEIWRDLQGKVGAVISAPGSGGAITGIGRFLKSQDRRVKVIIAGKQNSPFMEYGKTDNPKERERIQLPAVYDPKLIDHYFHVTKDEALHLQADLYEKEGIFAGLTTGTVITGALRFSESIPESERNERNPFNIVILSPDRD
- a CDS encoding FHA domain-containing protein, encoding MENNLRKPLYYFSNWTFLFLVLIPSVLFAEPGLSLRSVDTGSYPEVKIRFHSNHSFESQGFVISEQMGSNSRLTDSFHLHKTEVKNPVHLYISIPSYTNAEDRRWLIQLANQLVKVSEQSGGTSKLQIQSDENKHFFERIRSNVLDISFPFPKVPPPNYPIRNWENFLAGIKKNQTTEDHILVFVSFSPEWQDRFEIPELAKRIREKNLQLIVLAPSSLEATKLASYANGRHYPISKPNSYSELFSYLRALGETDYELIYVSPWKLSRWKTNFVSGGFATGDQGIRLEFQYELSFLKSLYLHLSDPLFFFPVSFFLIFLCLAALYYLRGYEEPRPGLVTLPNQESDFSERKEELEVYDRMYGETMEKAARDREIAVAIAEKESLPGVSYSYAVLMRKDSNHNPIQYVLQFDEVTIGSWESNHLVLDDPNVAGIHAKIKNKKGKYILFDCVSETGVYLNGKKLLRPKVLHNLDEIQIGKTILSFRGR